CTGGTTTCCATCGCTGGGTTGACGTGGAGTCCTGCTCCAGGTATCTGGGGAGGCGATTGACTGGGCCGAGAAGCCACTCGACGGCAATCCGCGCGTGGCCGAGGACAAACAGGCGCTCAAACGAATCCTGAGACGAGACCCCGCAAAACTCTGCAAGAAGCAATGTCAATAGTGAAACCGACCGTCCTCATCCTCTGCACGGGCAACTCGTGCCGCAGTCATCTCGCCGAAGGCATTCTGCGCGCGGTCGCCGGCGATTTCCTCCACGTTCAAAGCGCCGGCTCGAAGCCTGCCGGCTACGTTCACCGGCTCGCGATTCAGGTGATGAAGGAAATTGGCATTGATATTTCCGGTCATCGGTCCAAGCCCCTGGAGGAATTTCTGACGCAGCCGGTCGAGACCGTCATCACCGTCTGTGGTCAGGCGGACCAGGCTTGCCCGAGGTTCCCCGGCCAGGTGAACCGTTACCATTGGGGCTTCGATGACCCCGCCCACGCCACGGGCACAGACGCGGAGAAGCTCGCTGTATTTCGCCGCGTGCGGGATGAAATCCGGCGCGTGTTTGAAGCGTACGCCGCAGGCCGGCGCGATCAGGCGAAAGCCGTTCAAGGTTTTGAGACCGCGGGTCGCTGAGATTTGAGAGTTAAAATGGCAAGCCGCCGTGGTGCTGCCCCACGCGCGTCGGGTTTTGGAAACTCGACTGCGCAAGCCGGCGCGCGGGCTCTGCAAATCGACAATTGCCAATCGCGAATCGCACATGAATTGGTGCAACTGCCGGGGATTGCACGAATCCTCGCGAATGGATTCTGGCGCTGCGACGACTCCCGGTTCAATTCAAGCCCGTTCGGGGAATTCCTGTCTGCTCTCGTTCGGTGGCGAAGCGCCGCAGCGAATCGATCAGTCGCGTCGTGCGCGTCGCCGCACCCTCCGCCGTGAGATGGTTGGCGGTGTCGAAGAATTGCTCCGGCGGATAAATAAGCCTGGTCCTGCGGGGTGTCGAGCAAGACCAGACCCGGAATTTG
Above is a window of Verrucomicrobiota bacterium DNA encoding:
- a CDS encoding arsenate reductase ArsC, with product MKPTVLILCTGNSCRSHLAEGILRAVAGDFLHVQSAGSKPAGYVHRLAIQVMKEIGIDISGHRSKPLEEFLTQPVETVITVCGQADQACPRFPGQVNRYHWGFDDPAHATGTDAEKLAVFRRVRDEIRRVFEAYAAGRRDQAKAVQGFETAGR